The genomic segment CGCCGTCGCCGTCGGCGTCCTCGGCGTCGTGACGCTCGTCACGGGCCTCCGCGCGGGCGTCGACCGACGCGTCCTCGCCGCGACGCTCCTCGCGAGTCTGCTCTATCCGGTACAGGCGGCTCTCGGCGCGTTCGTCGCCGTCGGGGCGGCCAGCGCGACGCTCTCGACGCTCCACCTCGCCCTCGGGATGGGCATCTTCGGCGGCCTCGTCCTCGCCCTCGCGTGGGCGCTGGAGAGCGACACGGGCGACCCGACGGACGAACCGAACGCGATGCCCGAACCGGACCTCCCGCCGGAGAGCGACCACGACCCGACGATTCCGACCGACCCGCTGCCCCGCGCGAAAGCGACCGCGCGGGCGTACTTCAGTCTCATGAAGCCGCGGCTGATGTGGCTGCTCTGCCTCGTCGCCTCCGCGGGCATGGCGCTGGCGGCGACGACGGACGGCGGCCTCACGCCCGGCGTCGTCCTCGCCACCCTCGGCGGCGGCGTCCTCTCCATCGGCGCGTCGGGGACGTTCAACCACGTCCTCGAACGCGACATCGACCGGCGGATGGAGCGCACCAGCGACCGACCGCTGGCCGTCGACCTCGTGCCCGTCCGGCGCGCCGTCGCGTTCGGACTCGTGTTGGCCGCCGCGTCGGTGGCGCTGTTCGCGTGGGTGAACGTCCTCGCGGCCGTCCTCGGCGTCGCCGCCATCGTGTTCTACAGCGTCGTCTACACGCTCATCCTGAAGCCGAACACGGTCCAGAACACCGTCATCGGCGGCGCGGCGGGCGCGCTCCCGGCGCTCATCGGCTGGGTGGCCGTCACCGGCGACATCGGCTTCGGCGGCCTCCTCCTCGCCGCGGTCATCTTCCTGTGGACGCCCGCGCACTTCTACAACCTCGCGCTGGCGTACAAGGACGACTACGCCCGCGGCGGGTTCCCGATGATGCCCGTCGTCCGGGGCGAGACGACGACGCGGAAACACACCCTGTGGTACCTCGGCGCGACGCTCATCGCCGCGGGAGCCCTCGCGGCGATGGAGGCGCTCGGACTCGTCTACGCCCTCACGAGCGTCGTCTTCGGGGCGGTGTTCCTCTACTTCGTCGTCCGCCTGCACTACGAACAGACCGAGTCGGCGGCGCTCCGCGCGTTCCACGCCTCGAACGCCTACCTCGGGACGCTCCTGCTCGCCGTCGTCGTGGACACGCTGGCGCTCTGACCGCACATGAGCGTCGCAGACTCCCTCCGCGTCGCGTTCGACCGCGACGTCCTCTACGCCGGCCTCCTGGCGAACACGCTGGGCTTCCTCGCCCTCGTGTACGTCTTCGTGGCCGACCTCACGGTCACGCAACCCCGCTACGCCTTCTACGGCCTGCTGTGGATAGCCGTCGCCGTCGCCGCACTCTGGAAGACGAAGCCCGCGCCGACGGACGCGTCGACGCGCCGTCGCGCACTCGCCGTCGCCGTCGGCTACGCCGTCGCCCTCGCTCTCGCGGGCGGTATCGTCGTCTCGACGATGCCCACGAGTCCCGACTGGAGCGCGCGCGTCGCAACCCTCGCGCCCGGATGGGGTCCCGCGCCCGTCTTCACGACGCCGCTGTTCGCGGTGGTGCTGATGCCGGCGCGCGTCGTCGGCTACCTCGCCCTCGCGTACCTCGTCTACGCGACGGTCATCGACGCCGCCGGCTCGGCCGTCTCCGGCGTCCTCGGCCTGCTCTCCTGCGTCTCCTGTTCGTGGCCCATCCTCGCGTCGCTGCTCACGGGCCTGTTCGGGAGCAGTTCCGCGCTCGTCGCCGCGACGTTCGACTTCTCCTACGACGTCTCGACGCTCGTCTTCGTCGTCACCGTCGCCCTCCTCTACTGGCGGCCGTTCGGCTTCGGCGGCGACTGACCCGCTCTGCGTCCGCCGACGCCCGACCCGCCTCCGCTACCGACCTGCCCCGCCTCCGCTACCGGCAGACGTTCACGCTTAACTTCTCGGCGAGCGGACTGTCGGGTATGACAGACGTCGAGATAGAGTACTGCGTCCCGTGCGGCTTCCTCGACAGGGCCGAATCGATTCAGCACGCCGTCCTCCAGCAGTTCGGCGAACGCGTCGACCGGGTGTCGCTGGTGACGGGCGACCACGGCGTCCTCACCGTCGCGGTGGACGGCGAACTCGTCTGGGACAAGGAGGAAGACGACTACGACGTGGACGAGATAACCCGGCGCGTCCGCGCGGCGCTCTGAACGGTGCAGTCGGGTGAACACGCCGCCGTCGGCGCGGCCGTCTCAGTCGCGGCGGCGTTCGTCCTCTTCCCCGGCGCGCCGGTGACGACGCTCGCCGCCCTCGTCGCCGCCGGCGTCGCGGTGAGCGTCTTCGTCGACTTGGACCACTTCGTCATCGCCCGCGGGATGGCGGGCGACTGGCACCACCTCGAACGGGCGGTGACGAACCCGCGAGTGGGACTCCTCGAACAGGAGCGGGTGTTCGCCGATATAGACGAGGCGGCCCTCGTCCACCGCAGACTGCTCAGCCACCACCTCATCGCCGGCGCTCTCACGCTCGCACTCGCCCTCGCGGGCCGCGGGTCGCTGGCCGTCTTCGCCGCCGTCGTCCTCTACGCCCACGTCCTCTGCGACTACCTCAGAGACCTCGAGTACGCCTGAGTCGGCCGCTGCGCGGTCCCGGTCGGGAGTCGGGCGAGTCGCTCAGTGCCAGAGCTTCCCGTCCTCGTCGTAGCGGGCGTCCATGATGCGCTCCCACTGGTCGTCCGAGAGGTCCACGTCCGCCGCGCCGACGTTCTCGTCCAGTTGGTCCTCGGTCCGCGCGCCGACGATGGGAATCACCGTCGCGTCGGGGTAGTCCATCAGCCACCGGAGGGCCACCTGCGCGGGCGAGGCGTCCACCTCGTCGGCGACGCTCCGGACGGCGTCGAGCACCTTCCACCCGCGTTCGGAGAGGTAGAACCGGTCGAACCGCTCGTCGAACGACCCGCGGGAACCGTCCGGCGCGACGACCTGTTCGGGGTCGTCGGGGTCGGCGCGTTCGTACTTCCCGGTGAGGAACCCGCCCGCCAGCGGCGAGTACGGGCAGACCGCGAGTTCCTGGTCGCCGCAGACGTCGAGGTAGTCCTTCACGTCCTCGTAGTAGCCCGCGTGGAACAGCGGTTGCGTCACCTCGAAGCGCTCCCAGTCGTGCAGGTCGGACTTCCACAGCGCCTTCGTCAGTTGCCACGACGCCATCGTCGAGGCGCCGAGGTAGTTCACCGTCCCCTCCTCGACCAGTCGGTTCAGCGTCGAGAGCGTCTCCTCGATCGGCGTCTCCTCGTCCCAGCGGTGGATGTAGTAGAGGTCGAGGTAGTCCGTCCCCAGTCGGTCCAGCGTCCCCGTTATCTGGTCGCGGATGTGCGTCCGCGAGAGGCCCGACCCGTTCGGGTTGTCCGGGTCGAAGCCGAAGTACACCTTCGAGGCGAGTACGTACTCCTTCCGGTCGCGTTGTGCCAACCAGTCGCCGATCCACGACTCCGAGCGACCGTTGGGGTTGCCGTAGACGTTCGCGGTGTCGATGAAGTTGCCGCCGCGGTCCGCGAACGCGTCGAGGAGGGCGTGGGCGTCCTTCTTCGACGTCTCCAACACGCCGCCCGTCTCGCGGCCGAACCGCCACGTCCCGAAACAGAGTTCGGACACTTTCGTCCCTGTGCTGCCGAGTCGGCGGTAGTCGAGACTCATGCGGGAACCGACGACCGCGGGGTGCAAAAGTGTGCGACTTGCCGGCATGCGCGTTCGGTTTCGGCCGCTGTCGGTGCGCTTATGCCCGCCAAACCGCTCCGTCGGCAGTATGTCGAAACTCTCGGTCGCCGCCGTCGGACTCGGCGACCTGGGCCGGTTGGAGTGTCACGTCGTCGATTCGATAGACGGCGTCGAACTCGTCGGGGGCGCGGACCCCTCGCCGGACGCGCGCGACGCCTTCGAACACGAACTCGGTCGCCCCGCGTTCGACTCGCACGAGGAACTGCTCGACGCGGTGGACGCCGACGCCGCCGTCGTCTCCTCGCCGCACGCGTTCCACTACGACCACGCCGTCGCGTGTCTGGACCGCGGTATCCACGTCCACCTCGAGAAGCCGATGGTGACGGACCTCGCCGACGCGCGGGCGCTGATTCGGCAGGCGCGGCGCGAGGGACTCGTCCTCGCGGTCGGATACCAGCGACACTTCGACCGCCGATTTCGGGAGATGCGCCGCCTGATAGACGACGGGCGCATCGGCGACCCGCACATGGTGACGTGCCACCTCGAACAGAACTGGGTCGACTGGAATCGGGACCGCTGGCGCGGCGACCCCGCGCTCTCCGGCGGCGGGCAACTGTACGACTCCGGGTCGCACCTCCTCGACGTGCTCTGCTGGACGACGCGGGCCGCGCCCGTGGACGTGGCCGCGACGATGGACTACCGCGACGCCGACGTGGACGTGAACGCCGCCCTCGCGGTCACCCTCGACCGGAACGGCGACCGACTCCTCGCCAGCGTCGGCGTCTCCGGCGACGGCCCCAGCGGTCCGGCCCCCGGCGAGGCACTGCAGATTCTCGGCACCGAGGGGTCGCTCTCCTTCGACGGCGAGACGGTCCGCGTCGTCGAGGCGGGGACGACGTACGAGGCGACGCCGCCGGAACCGGGGTTCGAGGAACTGACCGAGCGGAAACTGGAGAACTTCGTCGCCGCCGTCCGCGGGGAGGAAGACCTGGAGATTCCGGCGACGGACGCGCTGAACGTGACCGCGCTGACGGAGGCGGCCTACGAGTCCGCCGAGTCGGGCCGCCGCGTCGCCGTCGACACTGACGTCTAGGGGGCGACCAGTCGGAACAGTTCGCCCGTCCGGCCGCCGACTCGCTGCGAGTCGCTCGTGAGGAGGTACAGGCCCTCCGTGTCGCGGCCGAACGCCGTCACGAACGACCCCGGCGCGGTGTCGCCCGCGACGGGTATCTCGGCGACGGGCCACGGCGTCGTCTCCGAGGCGGGGTCGGCGGCGAACAGGCGGCCCTCGGCCCGCCAGTCGGCGAAGAGGTACGCGCCCTCCAGTCCGCGGAGCGACCCGTCGCGGACGACGTAGCCGCCGATGACGGCGATGCCGGAGACGCCGTCGCCCGAGTGCGGGTACTCGACGACCGGGTCCACGAGCGGGTCGCCGTCGGGCGTCGTCGTCGGGCAGTCGCCCGCGCCGAAGCAGTGCGTCGCCTCGCGGACGTTCCAGCCGTAGTTGCCCCCTCGCTCGACGAGATTCACCTCCTCGTACTCGTTCTGTCCCACGTCGGCGACGTAGAGGTCCCAGTCGGCCGCGTCGCTCTCGTCGCTCCCGTCGCTCCCGTCGGTGCCCACGTCGAAGGAGAACCGCCACGGGTTGCGGAGGCCCCACGCGTACTGTTCGTCCAGTCCGTCGGACCCGACCAGCGGGTTGTCGTCGGGTATCCCGTACGGCCGGTCCTCGCCCTCGGCGTCGACGTCGATGCGGAGGATGCTCCCCAGCAGGTTCTCCGTCACGTCCTGCCCGTTGCCGCCCGCGACGGGGTCGTACCAGTCCGCGACGTGGCCCGTGCCCCTGTCGCCGCCGCCCCCGCCGTCGCCGGTGGCGACGTAGAGGTAGCCGTCCGGGCCGAAGCCGAGGGCGCCGGCGTTGTGGTTCGACTGCGGTTGGGGCAGTTCCAAGAGCGTCCGCTCTCCGTCGGGAGTCGCCGTCTCGGCCCCGGGGTCCACCGTGAACTCCGAGAGGACGAACGTGTGGCTGTAGTTGCTCGGCGTCCCCGCTCGACGGGGTGCGCTGTACCGGACGAACAGCCGACCGTTCTCGGCGAACTCGGGGTGCGGGGCGACGCCCAGCAGACCCTGCTCGGAGTAGCCGCCGACGTCGACGATGCGACCCCGGAGGTCGAGGTACGGCGCTTCGCGCCGGCCGTCGGCCGTCACCTCGTAGACGACGCCGGGTTGGTCGACGACGAACCGCCGGCCGGTGTCCGCGGGGGCGAAGTAGTCCACCGGCGAGACGAACCCCGAGGCGAGGGGTTCGACGGCGACGCTGGCGTCCGCGAGGGCGGTTCCATCGCCGTCGTCGTCGCTCCCGGAACTAGTTCGCTCTCCGCCGCCGGCCGAATCTGACGCGGACGTTCCGCCCGCGCCGTCGCCCGTGGGCGCGGAACTGCACCCGGCGACGCCGGCGAGGGCGGTTGCGAACCCGGCCGCGAGGACGCGACGGCGGGACAGCGAGACACGGCGCCGCGAAGACTGACCGCGGCGGGGCGGTGGGGACATACCTGTCCCACGGGAGGCGGCGGGAATAAGCGTTGTCTCGGTGTATGTAGTCTGACAGTTCCGGCAGGGTGTCGCGTCGAATCCCGCGGCGGAATCCGAATCCTTACCACCGGACGGCGACCAATCCCGCGTATGGACGAGGTACTCGTCGCCGCCGACGTGCGGAAGTCGTACGGCGACAGAGACGCCCTCGCCGGCGTCTCGCTCTCGGTCGCCGAGGGGGAGGTGTTCGGCCTCATCGGTCCCAACGGCGCGGGGAAGACCACGCTGGTCCGCGCGCTCACCGGGACGACGGCCGTCGAGGGCGACGTGAGCGTCCTCGGAACGCCGCCGACGAGCGTCGAACGCTCCCGCATCGGACTCCTGCCGCAGTCGTTCTCGCCCGCCTCGCGCCTCACCGCCCGCGAACTCGTCGCCTACTACGCGGGCCTGTACGACGAGGCGCGCGACACCGACTCGGTGCTCGCGGACGTGGGACTGACGGGCGACGACGCCGACACCTGGTACGAGGACCTCTCGGGCGGCCAGCAGCGACGCGCCTGCGTCGCCGCCGCCCTCGTGAACGACCCCGACGTGCTCTTCTTGGACGAACCGACCACCGGCATCGACCCCGCGGGCCGCCGGTCGCTGTGGACTCTCCTCGACGGCCTCGCCGCGGGCGGGACGACGGTGTTCCTGACGAGTCACTCGATGGCCGAAGTCGAACGCCTCGCGGACCGCGTCGGTCTGCTGAACGCCGGGGAACTCGTCGCCGTCGGGTCGCCCGGCGAACTCGTCGCCGAGTACGGCGGCGCGAGCAGACTCGAGGTGGAGACGGACGCCACGCCCGACTCGCTCCCGGACATCGTCCGCCGCCAGTATCGCCTCGCCGCGCGCGACGGGCGACTCGTCTTCGAGGGCCTCG from the Halogeometricum rufum genome contains:
- a CDS encoding heme o synthase — encoded protein: MGVYLLLLVGATTALTDAAAACTAWPVCGDGFTAPTTAAGWLAVGHRLAAVAVGVLGVVTLVTGLRAGVDRRVLAATLLASLLYPVQAALGAFVAVGAASATLSTLHLALGMGIFGGLVLALAWALESDTGDPTDEPNAMPEPDLPPESDHDPTIPTDPLPRAKATARAYFSLMKPRLMWLLCLVASAGMALAATTDGGLTPGVVLATLGGGVLSIGASGTFNHVLERDIDRRMERTSDRPLAVDLVPVRRAVAFGLVLAAASVALFAWVNVLAAVLGVAAIVFYSVVYTLILKPNTVQNTVIGGAAGALPALIGWVAVTGDIGFGGLLLAAVIFLWTPAHFYNLALAYKDDYARGGFPMMPVVRGETTTRKHTLWYLGATLIAAGALAAMEALGLVYALTSVVFGAVFLYFVVRLHYEQTESAALRAFHASNAYLGTLLLAVVVDTLAL
- a CDS encoding SelT/SelW/SelH family protein; this encodes MTDVEIEYCVPCGFLDRAESIQHAVLQQFGERVDRVSLVTGDHGVLTVAVDGELVWDKEEDDYDVDEITRRVRAAL
- a CDS encoding Gfo/Idh/MocA family protein, with protein sequence MSKLSVAAVGLGDLGRLECHVVDSIDGVELVGGADPSPDARDAFEHELGRPAFDSHEELLDAVDADAAVVSSPHAFHYDHAVACLDRGIHVHLEKPMVTDLADARALIRQARREGLVLAVGYQRHFDRRFREMRRLIDDGRIGDPHMVTCHLEQNWVDWNRDRWRGDPALSGGGQLYDSGSHLLDVLCWTTRAAPVDVAATMDYRDADVDVNAALAVTLDRNGDRLLASVGVSGDGPSGPAPGEALQILGTEGSLSFDGETVRVVEAGTTYEATPPEPGFEELTERKLENFVAAVRGEEDLEIPATDALNVTALTEAAYESAESGRRVAVDTDV
- a CDS encoding PQQ-dependent sugar dehydrogenase produces the protein MSPPPRRGQSSRRRVSLSRRRVLAAGFATALAGVAGCSSAPTGDGAGGTSASDSAGGGERTSSGSDDDGDGTALADASVAVEPLASGFVSPVDYFAPADTGRRFVVDQPGVVYEVTADGRREAPYLDLRGRIVDVGGYSEQGLLGVAPHPEFAENGRLFVRYSAPRRAGTPSNYSHTFVLSEFTVDPGAETATPDGERTLLELPQPQSNHNAGALGFGPDGYLYVATGDGGGGGDRGTGHVADWYDPVAGGNGQDVTENLLGSILRIDVDAEGEDRPYGIPDDNPLVGSDGLDEQYAWGLRNPWRFSFDVGTDGSDGSDESDAADWDLYVADVGQNEYEEVNLVERGGNYGWNVREATHCFGAGDCPTTTPDGDPLVDPVVEYPHSGDGVSGIAVIGGYVVRDGSLRGLEGAYLFADWRAEGRLFAADPASETTPWPVAEIPVAGDTAPGSFVTAFGRDTEGLYLLTSDSQRVGGRTGELFRLVAP
- a CDS encoding ABC transporter ATP-binding protein, with product MDEVLVAADVRKSYGDRDALAGVSLSVAEGEVFGLIGPNGAGKTTLVRALTGTTAVEGDVSVLGTPPTSVERSRIGLLPQSFSPASRLTARELVAYYAGLYDEARDTDSVLADVGLTGDDADTWYEDLSGGQQRRACVAAALVNDPDVLFLDEPTTGIDPAGRRSLWTLLDGLAAGGTTVFLTSHSMAEVERLADRVGLLNAGELVAVGSPGELVAEYGGASRLEVETDATPDSLPDIVRRQYRLAARDGRLVFEGLAPRDIGDAVRELESAGVEYDALTWTQPDLEDVYLSLTGESFEDGPAVADAPMADGGSADSDGRGENGRDRGRGRGGDR
- a CDS encoding DUF7546 family protein, encoding MSVADSLRVAFDRDVLYAGLLANTLGFLALVYVFVADLTVTQPRYAFYGLLWIAVAVAALWKTKPAPTDASTRRRALAVAVGYAVALALAGGIVVSTMPTSPDWSARVATLAPGWGPAPVFTTPLFAVVLMPARVVGYLALAYLVYATVIDAAGSAVSGVLGLLSCVSCSWPILASLLTGLFGSSSALVAATFDFSYDVSTLVFVVTVALLYWRPFGFGGD
- a CDS encoding aldo/keto reductase — its product is MSLDYRRLGSTGTKVSELCFGTWRFGRETGGVLETSKKDAHALLDAFADRGGNFIDTANVYGNPNGRSESWIGDWLAQRDRKEYVLASKVYFGFDPDNPNGSGLSRTHIRDQITGTLDRLGTDYLDLYYIHRWDEETPIEETLSTLNRLVEEGTVNYLGASTMASWQLTKALWKSDLHDWERFEVTQPLFHAGYYEDVKDYLDVCGDQELAVCPYSPLAGGFLTGKYERADPDDPEQVVAPDGSRGSFDERFDRFYLSERGWKVLDAVRSVADEVDASPAQVALRWLMDYPDATVIPIVGARTEDQLDENVGAADVDLSDDQWERIMDARYDEDGKLWH